From a region of the Dickeya poaceiphila genome:
- the hslU gene encoding HslU--HslV peptidase ATPase subunit, whose protein sequence is MSEMTPREIVSELDSYIIGQHNAKRAVAIALRNRWRRMQLEENLRHEVTPKNILMIGPTGVGKTEIARRLAKLANAPFIKVEATKFTEVGYVGKEVDSIIRDLADVAIKMVRQQSIEKNRYRAEELAEERILDVLIPPAKNNWGQTEESHEPSAARQAFRKKLREGQLDDKEIEIELAAAPVGVEIMAPPGMEEMTNQLQSMFQNLAGQKQKSRKIKIREAFKLLVEEEAAKLVNPEELKEQAIEAVEQHGIVFIDEIDKICKRGDTSGPDVSREGVQRDLLPLVEGCTVSTKHGMVKTDHILFIASGAFQIASPSDLIPELQGRLPIRVELQALTTEDFERILTEPSASLTRQYQALMETEGVSITFQPDGIRRIAEAAWQVNERTENIGARRLHTVLERLIEEVSYSASEMNGQTVMIDADYVRSHLDELVADEDLSRFIL, encoded by the coding sequence ATGTCTGAAATGACCCCGCGCGAGATAGTCAGCGAGCTTGATAGCTACATCATCGGACAGCACAACGCAAAACGCGCTGTAGCCATTGCTTTGCGTAACCGCTGGCGCCGGATGCAGCTCGAAGAAAACCTGCGTCATGAAGTCACCCCGAAAAACATCCTGATGATTGGCCCGACCGGGGTGGGTAAAACCGAGATCGCCCGCCGCCTCGCCAAGCTGGCTAATGCTCCATTCATCAAGGTGGAAGCGACCAAATTCACCGAAGTGGGGTACGTCGGCAAAGAAGTGGATTCCATCATCCGTGATCTGGCGGATGTCGCCATCAAAATGGTGCGCCAACAGTCGATAGAAAAAAACCGTTATCGTGCCGAAGAACTGGCCGAAGAGCGCATTCTGGACGTGCTGATTCCGCCAGCCAAGAACAACTGGGGCCAGACGGAAGAGAGCCACGAGCCATCTGCCGCTCGTCAGGCGTTTCGCAAGAAACTGCGCGAAGGGCAGCTTGATGACAAAGAAATCGAAATCGAGCTGGCGGCCGCGCCGGTTGGTGTCGAAATCATGGCCCCGCCTGGTATGGAAGAGATGACCAATCAGTTGCAGTCGATGTTCCAGAATCTGGCGGGGCAGAAACAAAAAAGCCGCAAAATCAAGATTCGAGAAGCCTTTAAGCTGTTGGTGGAAGAAGAAGCTGCCAAGCTGGTTAACCCGGAAGAACTCAAGGAACAGGCGATTGAAGCGGTGGAGCAACACGGCATCGTCTTCATCGATGAAATCGACAAGATTTGCAAACGGGGCGACACTTCTGGACCGGACGTGTCACGCGAAGGCGTCCAGCGTGACCTGCTGCCATTAGTGGAAGGCTGTACCGTATCCACCAAACACGGCATGGTGAAAACCGACCATATTCTGTTTATCGCCTCCGGCGCGTTTCAGATAGCCAGCCCGTCAGACCTGATACCTGAACTGCAAGGCCGCCTGCCGATTCGCGTCGAATTGCAGGCGCTGACCACCGAAGACTTCGAACGTATTTTGACCGAACCCAGCGCCTCGCTGACTCGTCAGTATCAGGCGCTGATGGAAACCGAAGGCGTCAGCATCACGTTCCAGCCGGACGGCATTCGCCGTATCGCGGAAGCGGCCTGGCAGGTCAACGAACGTACGGAAAACATCGGCGCTCGTCGTCTGCATACGGTTCTGGAGCGGCTGATCGAAGAGGTGTCCTACAGCGCCAGCGAAATGAACGGTCAAACCGTGATGATCGATGCAGATTATGTACGCAGTCACCTTGATGAGTTGGTAGCAGATGAAGATCTGAGCCGATTTATCTTATAA
- the hslV gene encoding ATP-dependent protease subunit HslV has translation MTTIVSVRRNGQVVIGGDGQATLGNTVMKGNVRKVRRLYNDRVIAGFAGGTADAFTLFELFERKLELHQGHLVKAAVELAKDWRTDRMLRRLEALLAVADENSSLIITGNGDVIQPENDLIAIGSGGPYAQAAARALLENTELNAREIVEKSLGIAGDICIYTNQFHTIEELASKA, from the coding sequence GTGACAACAATTGTAAGCGTACGTCGCAACGGTCAGGTTGTGATTGGCGGAGACGGGCAAGCCACCCTGGGCAACACCGTAATGAAAGGCAACGTACGCAAAGTACGTCGTTTATATAATGACCGGGTGATTGCCGGATTCGCCGGCGGTACCGCTGATGCATTTACCCTGTTTGAACTGTTTGAACGCAAGCTGGAACTGCATCAAGGGCATCTGGTGAAAGCCGCGGTGGAGCTGGCCAAAGACTGGCGAACCGACCGTATGCTGCGTCGTCTGGAAGCGCTGCTGGCCGTCGCCGATGAAAATTCGTCGCTTATCATCACCGGCAACGGCGATGTGATCCAGCCGGAAAACGACCTGATCGCTATCGGCTCAGGCGGTCCCTATGCGCAGGCCGCTGCGCGCGCCTTGCTGGAGAACACGGAATTAAACGCCAGGGAGATTGTCGAAAAATCACTGGGTATTGCGGGTGATATTTGTATCTATACCAACCAGTTCCACACGATTGAAGAATTAGCCTCCAAGGCGTAA
- the ftsN gene encoding cell division protein FtsN: protein MAQRDYVSRGRSGTRRKKTSSRKRGGSSGVSKTMMALAVAVLVAFAGGLYFIAHNKPGESPVLPHQGSKGNGLPPKPEERWRYIKELENRQIGVISPTEPSAGGEIQSSGQLTDEQRQLLEQMQSDMKRQPTTLTEVPYNDQSQMPARSLSAPRPQTVVPVIPNASTMTLSPTPRTITPPTTSQHHTTPAVTTPTQTAQKPAQAEPRKEVAKTEAPAAAKETAKTENTKPENKPEKEQRWMVQCGSFKTAEPAESVRAELAFAGVESRITSSGGWHRIMLGPYNSRTVADKMAQKLKGMGQSNCIPLASGG from the coding sequence GTGGCACAACGAGACTATGTCAGCCGAGGGCGTTCTGGAACGCGCCGGAAAAAAACATCCAGCCGTAAACGAGGAGGATCCTCAGGCGTATCCAAAACCATGATGGCACTGGCCGTTGCCGTGCTGGTCGCGTTTGCCGGTGGACTCTATTTTATTGCCCACAATAAGCCGGGCGAATCACCGGTGCTGCCGCACCAGGGTAGCAAAGGCAATGGGTTGCCGCCCAAACCGGAAGAGCGCTGGCGCTATATCAAAGAGCTGGAAAACCGGCAGATTGGCGTTATTTCGCCGACCGAACCTTCGGCTGGCGGAGAAATTCAGTCATCAGGTCAGCTTACCGACGAACAGCGACAACTGCTGGAACAGATGCAATCGGACATGAAACGCCAGCCAACCACGCTGACGGAAGTACCTTACAACGACCAGAGCCAGATGCCGGCTCGCTCCCTGAGTGCACCCAGACCTCAAACGGTCGTGCCTGTCATCCCCAACGCCAGTACGATGACATTATCGCCGACGCCGCGTACCATTACGCCGCCAACGACAAGCCAGCATCATACGACGCCAGCCGTCACGACACCGACACAAACGGCGCAGAAACCCGCTCAGGCGGAACCCCGTAAAGAGGTAGCCAAAACAGAAGCCCCAGCAGCGGCCAAAGAAACCGCCAAAACCGAAAACACCAAACCAGAAAATAAGCCAGAGAAAGAACAACGCTGGATGGTGCAATGCGGTTCGTTCAAAACGGCAGAGCCAGCCGAATCGGTACGAGCAGAACTGGCGTTTGCCGGTGTCGAAAGCCGTATCACCAGTAGCGGCGGTTGGCATCGCATTATGTTAGGCCCGTACAACAGTCGTACCGTGGCCGACAAAATGGCACAAAAGCTCAAAGGCATGGGCCAATCAAACTGTATCCCGTTAGCCAGCGGGGGTTGA
- the cytR gene encoding DNA-binding transcriptional regulator CytR produces the protein MEQKKFLSPATMKDVADQAGVSTATVSRALTNPEKVSATTRKKVEQAALAVGYSAQNLARNLKRHESRTILALVPDICDPFFSEMLRGIEETAAEHGYLVLIGDCAHQRKTEKTFLDLITTRQIDGILLLGSQLPFDTGKDDRRHLPPMVMANEFAPELDMPTVHIDNLTAAFEAVSYLNQLGHQRIACIAGPQQIPLSEYRLQGYIQALRRCGLIIDNQYIVHGDFSYDTGSRGLMQLMSHPTPPTAIFCHSDVMALGALTQARKMGLDVPRDLSLVGFDDIAQASHCFPALTTVSQPRYEIGREAMLLLLAQLQQHKVPRGSRLMSSQLMIRDSTAAITPRVTGFKNSGAGQIF, from the coding sequence TTGGAGCAGAAAAAATTTCTCTCACCCGCAACGATGAAAGACGTGGCTGATCAGGCCGGCGTCTCCACTGCAACGGTGTCACGCGCACTGACCAACCCGGAGAAAGTGTCGGCCACTACCCGCAAGAAGGTGGAGCAGGCGGCGTTGGCGGTGGGATACTCTGCACAAAATCTTGCCCGCAACTTGAAACGGCATGAATCAAGAACGATTCTGGCGCTGGTTCCCGATATCTGCGATCCCTTTTTCAGCGAAATGCTGCGCGGTATTGAGGAAACCGCCGCGGAGCATGGTTATTTGGTGCTGATCGGCGATTGCGCCCACCAGCGCAAAACGGAAAAGACCTTTCTGGATCTGATCACCACCCGGCAGATCGACGGCATCCTGCTGCTGGGGTCACAATTACCGTTTGATACCGGCAAGGATGATCGTCGTCATCTTCCTCCGATGGTGATGGCGAATGAATTCGCACCTGAGCTGGATATGCCTACCGTACACATCGATAACCTAACCGCCGCGTTTGAGGCCGTCAGCTATCTCAATCAGTTAGGGCACCAGCGCATCGCCTGTATCGCCGGTCCGCAGCAGATTCCACTCAGCGAATACCGGCTACAGGGTTACATTCAGGCACTGCGGCGCTGCGGGCTCATTATCGACAACCAGTACATCGTCCATGGGGATTTCAGTTACGACACCGGCTCCCGCGGCCTGATGCAGCTCATGTCGCACCCAACGCCTCCCACCGCCATTTTCTGTCATAGCGACGTGATGGCGCTGGGCGCATTAACCCAGGCGCGCAAAATGGGGCTGGATGTACCACGTGACCTGTCGCTGGTAGGGTTTGATGATATCGCTCAAGCCAGCCACTGCTTTCCCGCACTGACCACCGTTTCCCAGCCGCGCTACGAGATTGGCCGCGAGGCGATGCTATTGCTGCTGGCTCAATTGCAGCAACACAAGGTGCCACGAGGCTCACGCTTGATGTCCAGCCAGTTGATGATTCGTGACAGCACGGCGGCTATCACCCCGCGTGTTACAGGCTTTAAGAATTCCGGTGCTGGTCAAATATTTTAG
- the priA gene encoding primosomal protein N', which translates to MSVVQVALPVPLTRTFDYQLAPGVTPPVLGVRVSVPFGNRKMIGIVTALSAGSQLPPEQLKPLHDILDDTPLFPDNLWRILLWAAEYYHYPLGEVLFHALPILLRQGKPAHSAPLWQWFATEQGRATPLNTLKRAPKQQQALATLLQGPIYRHQVTETALTETALQALREKGLSELRSQPKQVDDWRDHFSLTGERLRLNTEQATAVGAIRSEDNHFAAWLLAGITGSGKTEVYLSVLENILAQGKQALVLVPEIGLTPQTIARFRDRFNAPVEALHSGLNDSERLSVWLRARQGESAIVIGTRSALFTPFARLGVIVIDEEHDGSYKQQEGWRYHARDLAVFRARQEDIPIVMGSATPALETLYNVQIGKYRQLRLSKRAGNARLAQQHLLDLKGLPLTSGLSQPLINRIHHHLSQDNQIILFLNRRGFAPVVLCHECGWIAECQRCDSYYTLHQHQRMMRCHHCDSQRPIPQQCPQCGSTHLVPVGLGTEQLEQTLPALFPDTPITRIDRDTTSRKGALEQQLAQVRQGGARILIGTQMLAKGHHFPDVTLVALLDVDSSLFSADFRATERFAQLYTQVSGRAGRAGKAGEVVLQTYHPEHPLLQTLLHQGYDAFASQTLQERQSVFLPPFTSHVLFRADDHDNQQASLFLQQLRNLLEASPLRDDALWLMGPVPALQPKRAGRFRWQLLLQHPSRTTLQRLIRHSMLLIDTLPQTRKVKWVMDVDPTDN; encoded by the coding sequence GCCCTGAGCGCAGGCAGCCAACTACCGCCTGAACAGCTCAAGCCGCTACATGACATACTCGACGATACGCCGCTGTTTCCTGACAACCTGTGGCGCATCCTGCTGTGGGCCGCAGAGTATTACCATTACCCGCTGGGCGAAGTGTTGTTTCATGCCCTGCCGATTTTGCTCCGGCAAGGAAAACCGGCACATAGCGCACCGCTCTGGCAATGGTTCGCCACCGAACAAGGGCGCGCCACGCCGCTCAATACACTAAAGCGCGCCCCCAAACAACAGCAGGCGCTGGCGACACTGTTACAGGGCCCCATCTATCGTCATCAGGTGACCGAAACCGCACTGACGGAAACCGCGTTACAGGCGCTACGCGAAAAAGGGCTGAGCGAGTTGCGCTCACAACCAAAGCAGGTGGATGACTGGCGTGATCATTTCAGCCTGACAGGGGAACGCCTGCGTCTCAATACCGAACAGGCTACCGCTGTCGGCGCCATACGCAGCGAAGACAACCATTTTGCCGCCTGGCTGCTGGCGGGCATCACCGGTTCAGGCAAAACCGAGGTCTATCTCAGCGTACTGGAAAATATTCTGGCACAAGGCAAGCAGGCTCTGGTGCTGGTGCCGGAAATCGGCCTGACGCCGCAAACCATCGCCCGCTTTCGTGATCGGTTTAACGCCCCGGTGGAAGCGCTGCACTCCGGGCTGAACGACAGCGAACGGTTGTCGGTATGGCTACGAGCGAGACAGGGCGAATCCGCCATCGTGATTGGCACGCGCTCCGCACTGTTCACCCCTTTTGCCCGGTTGGGCGTGATCGTTATCGACGAAGAGCATGACGGCTCTTACAAGCAACAAGAAGGCTGGCGTTATCACGCCCGCGATCTGGCGGTGTTCCGCGCCCGACAGGAAGACATACCGATAGTGATGGGTTCAGCCACACCGGCGCTGGAAACGCTTTATAACGTGCAGATTGGCAAGTACCGGCAGTTACGTCTGAGCAAACGCGCCGGCAACGCCCGGCTGGCACAGCAGCATTTACTGGACCTGAAAGGATTGCCGCTGACCAGTGGTTTGTCGCAGCCGTTGATCAACCGCATCCACCATCATCTGTCACAGGACAACCAGATCATCCTGTTCCTCAACCGCCGCGGCTTCGCACCGGTCGTGCTGTGCCACGAATGCGGCTGGATAGCCGAATGCCAGCGTTGCGACAGCTACTACACCTTGCACCAGCACCAGCGCATGATGCGATGTCACCACTGTGACAGCCAACGCCCGATACCGCAGCAGTGCCCACAGTGCGGGTCTACTCATTTGGTGCCGGTTGGCCTTGGCACCGAGCAACTGGAACAGACGCTACCGGCGCTATTTCCAGACACCCCGATAACCCGTATTGATCGCGATACCACCAGCCGCAAAGGCGCGCTGGAACAACAACTGGCGCAGGTCCGTCAGGGCGGCGCTCGTATTTTGATCGGCACCCAGATGTTGGCCAAAGGACACCATTTTCCTGACGTTACGCTGGTCGCATTGCTGGATGTCGACAGTTCGCTGTTTTCCGCCGATTTTCGCGCTACCGAACGCTTCGCTCAGCTCTACACCCAGGTGTCTGGGCGCGCTGGGCGCGCAGGCAAGGCCGGCGAGGTCGTGCTGCAGACGTATCACCCGGAGCATCCGCTGTTACAAACGCTGCTGCATCAGGGCTACGACGCTTTCGCCAGCCAGACGCTACAAGAACGCCAGAGCGTATTCCTGCCGCCATTTACCAGCCATGTGCTGTTCCGGGCGGATGATCATGATAATCAGCAGGCCAGCCTGTTCCTGCAGCAGTTGCGTAATTTGCTGGAAGCCAGCCCGCTGCGCGACGATGCATTGTGGCTAATGGGACCGGTACCTGCGCTGCAGCCCAAACGAGCCGGGCGCTTCCGCTGGCAATTACTGCTGCAACACCCATCGCGCACCACACTGCAACGGCTGATTCGCCATTCGATGCTGTTGATTGATACCCTGCCGCAAACACGCAAGGTGAAGTGGGTGATGGATGTCGACCCAACAGACAATTGA